One Brevibacillus choshinensis genomic window carries:
- a CDS encoding DUF4931 domain-containing protein, which translates to MTQTHLHFNMHIGRKKPESVINRETACPFCDTNSLTDVLEQRGPMIWLMNKFPVLQDTYQTVLIESDECEGDWSTYTKEHVHELLAFGVEKWLELENSGAYQSVLFFKNHGPYSGGSIRHPHMQIVGLHEYDYHRQVKESDFEGILIDRGRGVECTLSTHPRAGFFEYNVILSDWEGLPRMAEYLQILAHWILNHVNRRCQSYNFFFYRMGEKLIAKVVPRFVTSPLYIGYSIPQVANNLEEMVAEIKRHYF; encoded by the coding sequence ATGACGCAGACTCATCTGCACTTTAACATGCATATTGGCAGAAAAAAACCGGAAAGCGTGATTAACCGGGAAACCGCTTGTCCGTTTTGCGACACGAACAGTCTCACGGATGTGCTGGAACAACGCGGGCCCATGATCTGGCTGATGAACAAATTTCCCGTTTTGCAGGATACCTATCAGACCGTATTGATTGAGTCGGATGAGTGTGAAGGTGACTGGTCCACCTATACCAAGGAACATGTGCACGAGCTGCTCGCTTTTGGAGTGGAAAAATGGCTGGAGCTGGAGAACAGCGGGGCCTATCAATCGGTGCTGTTTTTCAAGAATCACGGCCCTTATTCTGGAGGCAGCATACGCCATCCACATATGCAAATTGTTGGCTTGCATGAGTACGATTATCACAGACAAGTAAAGGAAAGTGATTTTGAAGGCATCCTGATCGACCGCGGACGGGGAGTGGAGTGTACGCTGTCGACGCATCCGCGGGCGGGATTTTTCGAATACAATGTGATCTTATCGGATTGGGAAGGATTGCCGAGAATGGCGGAATATCTGCAAATCCTGGCGCACTGGATTCTCAATCATGTCAATCGTCGCTGCCAGAGCTACAATTTCTTCTTTTATCGGATGGGAGAAAAGCTGATCGCTAAGGTCGTTCCTCGCTTTGTGACATCTCCTTTGTACATTGGTTATTCAATTCCGCAGGTAGCGAACAATCTGGAGGAAATGGTTGCCGAAATCAAACGGCACTATTTTTAG
- a CDS encoding GNAT family N-acetyltransferase, with product MGYEVQGKSKLSVEELAAVKELVNVCNEHDGIDLKVNPDMLANRSGEQTEDFLCYEDGKLVGFLGLYVFHGEEAEVSGMVHPQYRRKGIFRAMQSRAAEECGKRKIPNQLFIVQRESLTGKACMEQLGSTYKFSEYWMDLEGQKNQLPVISIQMREAGAEDLETLIWLNVHGFQMEEDRAREMSERIESEPNRITYLIAAGGQDVGKISVLFSEGKGFIFGFCVHPDQQGKGYGRQALAHTIELIREKGFEQMSLEVACENSNALGLYESCGFVVKSANDYYTLKL from the coding sequence ATGGGATATGAGGTACAGGGTAAAAGCAAGCTGTCGGTGGAAGAATTGGCTGCAGTCAAGGAACTGGTGAACGTGTGCAATGAGCATGATGGAATCGATCTCAAAGTGAATCCCGACATGCTGGCCAATCGGTCCGGAGAGCAGACGGAGGATTTCTTGTGCTACGAGGATGGAAAGCTGGTCGGATTCCTGGGGCTGTACGTTTTCCATGGGGAAGAAGCGGAAGTGAGCGGGATGGTTCATCCGCAGTACCGCAGGAAGGGGATCTTCCGGGCGATGCAATCCCGTGCAGCAGAAGAATGCGGCAAAAGAAAGATACCGAACCAACTGTTCATCGTGCAGCGTGAGTCATTGACTGGCAAAGCATGCATGGAACAGCTTGGATCGACGTACAAGTTTTCGGAATATTGGATGGATCTTGAAGGGCAAAAAAACCAGCTTCCTGTGATCAGCATCCAAATGCGGGAGGCGGGAGCGGAAGATCTGGAGACGCTGATCTGGCTGAACGTGCACGGCTTTCAAATGGAGGAAGACCGTGCGCGGGAGATGAGCGAGAGAATCGAATCGGAGCCGAACCGGATTACCTATTTGATCGCCGCGGGCGGCCAAGACGTCGGGAAAATCAGTGTCCTGTTCAGTGAAGGGAAAGGGTTCATTTTCGGATTCTGCGTTCATCCTGACCAACAAGGGAAAGGCTACGGCCGACAAGCATTGGCGCACACCATCGAATTGATCCGGGAGAAAGGCTTTGAGCAGATGTCTCTGGAAGTTGCCTGTGAAAACAGCAATGCGCTGGGACTGTACGAATCGTGCGGCTTTGTCGTCAAATCAGCCAACGATTACTACACGCTGAAGCTGTAG
- a CDS encoding virulence factor, giving the protein MKLLSIEPTPSPNVMKLGVDERLPDGVQHVYTKESAAKLPEMIGQLLAIEGVTSIFHTADFLALERKSNADWQRILTQAREILQAGEGMAVPVLTAAEGGAFGEAQVFIQMFREVPMQVKVTMGSEQIRAALPERFGQAAMRAGSASPNLIMERKWVEHGVRYGDLREIGEEVAQEIVASYPEERVEELVERALQLGEGEAPAPVVREKKVVTLDMLDDPDWQNRYAALDRMEPTEEDLPVLEKALGDAKPSIRRLAVVYLGMVGGDAVFPLLFRALKDDSVSVRRTAGDTLSDLGDPRATAAMCEALGDRNKLVRWRAARFLFEVGDESALPALREAQHDPEFEVSLQVQMAVERIESGEAASGTVWQQMTRRNEQK; this is encoded by the coding sequence ATGAAACTGTTGTCCATCGAACCTACGCCGAGCCCAAACGTGATGAAGCTGGGTGTGGACGAGCGTCTGCCGGATGGTGTCCAACATGTCTATACAAAAGAGAGCGCAGCCAAACTGCCTGAAATGATCGGGCAGCTGCTGGCGATTGAGGGTGTTACATCGATCTTTCATACGGCAGACTTTTTGGCGTTGGAGCGAAAATCAAATGCAGACTGGCAGCGGATTTTGACCCAAGCGCGCGAGATCCTTCAGGCAGGAGAAGGAATGGCGGTGCCGGTTCTGACAGCGGCAGAGGGAGGAGCTTTTGGCGAGGCGCAAGTCTTCATTCAAATGTTCCGGGAAGTGCCGATGCAAGTGAAAGTCACGATGGGGAGCGAGCAAATCCGCGCAGCTTTGCCTGAGCGTTTCGGCCAGGCGGCGATGCGGGCAGGCTCTGCCTCACCCAACCTGATCATGGAGCGCAAGTGGGTGGAGCATGGGGTCCGCTACGGTGATTTGCGGGAGATCGGGGAAGAAGTGGCGCAGGAAATCGTGGCCTCCTATCCGGAAGAACGAGTGGAAGAGCTAGTGGAGCGTGCGCTGCAGCTCGGGGAGGGCGAAGCGCCAGCACCGGTCGTTCGTGAAAAGAAAGTGGTCACACTGGACATGCTGGATGATCCGGACTGGCAAAACCGCTATGCTGCATTGGATCGAATGGAGCCGACGGAGGAAGATTTGCCGGTGCTGGAAAAAGCCCTCGGGGATGCCAAGCCGTCGATCCGCAGGCTGGCGGTCGTCTATTTGGGGATGGTGGGAGGCGATGCTGTCTTCCCGCTGCTGTTCCGAGCGCTCAAGGACGATTCCGTATCCGTCCGACGCACGGCTGGCGACACGCTTTCAGATCTGGGTGATCCTCGGGCGACTGCCGCGATGTGTGAGGCGCTGGGGGACCGCAACAAGCTGGTGCGCTGGCGTGCAGCACGCTTCCTTTTTGAAGTAGGGGATGAATCCGCTCTGCCTGCGCTGCGCGAGGCTCAGCACGATCCGGAGTTCGAGGTGAGCCTGCAGGTGCAGATGGCTGTAGAGCGCATCGAGAGCGGGGAAGCGGCCAGCGGGACTGTCTGGCAGCAAATGACCAGGAGAAATGAGCAGAAATAG
- a CDS encoding phytoene desaturase family protein, protein MTTNHYDVVIVGGGLAGLSSAAYLSSKGKKVAVLERGQLGGRAVTLKIKGFNFNFGAHAIYARDSSVLRTFEKELDLHIDWQDFNPTKAKYDIGNDLTAVPANVQGLFQTKLLKGLDKVLFTFEILKTMLRMETGHPHMSIQKWMEKKNVNEEVKEMMLTLASSNFFTREPEKIPSDVFFSYYSRLFKTNKPVSYIGGGWQALINEFVRVIEANNGVILTKTKVEKFHVEEDHVVGVVTPEGELTADEFISCIPPKEMVKVFAETRLEHAIAQHAEYEPTVVVVYDIGLKERIDVPYSYIYDKQNNIFITDISYYDHTCVPEGGQLLQATAYMRQSEVGNKEAAEQRKLEIEAVYDKHFPGWREQLVVPRVSTRAIVQEIKWTMNQKPMPTFLPDYRNLFFAGDWCEGQGQLSELSFSSALNVSKLILEK, encoded by the coding sequence ATGACAACCAATCACTATGACGTTGTTATTGTAGGCGGAGGACTTGCTGGCCTCTCCAGTGCCGCCTATCTTTCGTCGAAAGGCAAAAAAGTAGCAGTATTGGAGCGCGGACAATTAGGTGGTCGCGCCGTAACGTTGAAGATTAAAGGATTCAATTTCAACTTCGGGGCTCATGCGATTTATGCCAGGGACAGCTCCGTTTTGAGAACGTTTGAAAAAGAACTGGACCTTCACATTGATTGGCAAGACTTTAATCCGACCAAAGCCAAGTACGATATCGGGAACGACTTGACAGCGGTTCCAGCCAACGTTCAAGGGCTGTTTCAAACCAAGCTGCTCAAAGGCTTGGACAAAGTATTGTTTACGTTTGAAATCTTGAAAACGATGCTGAGAATGGAAACCGGGCATCCACACATGTCCATTCAAAAATGGATGGAAAAGAAAAATGTGAATGAGGAAGTCAAAGAAATGATGCTGACACTGGCATCTTCCAACTTCTTTACTCGTGAGCCGGAAAAAATTCCATCGGACGTATTCTTCTCTTACTACAGCCGTCTGTTTAAGACGAACAAACCGGTTTCGTATATCGGCGGAGGCTGGCAAGCGTTGATTAACGAATTTGTACGCGTCATCGAGGCGAACAATGGCGTCATTCTGACGAAAACAAAAGTAGAGAAGTTCCACGTAGAAGAAGACCACGTAGTGGGAGTGGTAACACCGGAGGGCGAGCTTACGGCAGATGAATTCATCAGCTGCATTCCGCCGAAGGAAATGGTCAAGGTGTTCGCAGAAACGCGTCTGGAGCATGCCATTGCCCAGCACGCTGAGTATGAGCCTACTGTCGTAGTGGTGTATGACATCGGTTTGAAAGAAAGAATCGACGTTCCGTACTCTTACATTTACGACAAGCAAAACAACATCTTCATCACGGATATTTCCTACTATGATCACACCTGTGTCCCAGAAGGCGGACAGCTGCTTCAGGCTACGGCCTATATGCGCCAGTCCGAAGTCGGGAACAAAGAAGCTGCAGAACAACGCAAGCTGGAAATCGAAGCAGTCTACGACAAGCACTTCCCAGGCTGGCGTGAGCAGCTGGTGGTTCCACGCGTCTCCACTCGTGCCATTGTACAGGAGATCAAGTGGACGATGAACCAAAAGCCAATGCCGACGTTCCTGCCGGATTATCGCAACCTGTTCTTTGCAGGTGACTGGTGTGAGGGACAAGGACAGCTGTCCGAGCTCTCTTTCTCTAGCGCTTTGAATGTATCCAAGTTGATTTTGGAAAAATAA
- a CDS encoding serine hydrolase has protein sequence MLSSLSTQITQLVKEAGGEWGVYLEDLHTGEKLTMNEHQRFYAASIIKVPIMTAVFAEAYAGKIALEQTIKLRREDLVGGAGVLQHMTPGTEITVQDLVTLMIIQSDNTATNMMIDLVGTESIRTAMKKTEMTNSQFYNKLMVVPAELEGYNEITAADMGSHFRYVATGKVISYDSCLKMMAILKQQQHRDRIPLLFPDPDGDFIGMVPKWEFANKTGSVTKITHDTGILFIGSHAVTICLLNKGLEQKPAADVMAQIGRLVYDRYQQA, from the coding sequence ATGCTCTCAAGTCTATCTACCCAGATCACTCAGCTCGTAAAAGAAGCTGGCGGTGAATGGGGCGTCTACCTGGAAGATTTGCACACCGGCGAGAAGCTCACCATGAACGAGCATCAACGATTCTATGCAGCAAGCATTATCAAAGTGCCGATCATGACGGCTGTTTTCGCTGAAGCATACGCCGGCAAGATTGCCTTGGAGCAAACCATCAAGCTGCGCCGAGAAGACTTGGTCGGCGGAGCTGGCGTACTGCAGCACATGACGCCCGGCACAGAAATCACCGTCCAAGATTTGGTCACCCTGATGATCATCCAAAGCGACAACACGGCCACTAACATGATGATCGATCTGGTCGGTACAGAGAGCATCCGCACTGCCATGAAGAAGACGGAAATGACAAACAGCCAGTTTTACAACAAGCTGATGGTCGTTCCAGCCGAGCTTGAGGGCTACAACGAGATCACGGCAGCTGACATGGGCTCGCATTTTCGTTATGTAGCAACCGGTAAAGTCATCTCGTATGACAGCTGCCTGAAGATGATGGCGATCCTGAAGCAGCAGCAGCACCGGGACCGCATCCCGCTTCTCTTCCCAGATCCGGACGGCGATTTCATCGGCATGGTGCCCAAATGGGAATTCGCCAACAAGACCGGCTCTGTGACAAAAATCACGCATGACACCGGCATTCTCTTTATCGGCTCCCACGCTGTGACGATCTGCCTGCTCAACAAAGGGCTTGAGCAAAAACCTGCAGCTGACGTCATGGCCCAGATCGGACGCCTCGTTTACGATCGCTACCAACAAGCTTAG
- a CDS encoding peptide ABC transporter substrate-binding protein, translated as MKRFKKLSFFAVLLTSLAFAGCGAPQGSTTGETPSAASEQSAAPQTMQVNLNTGEPNTIDPGLAEDIPSMSVARAAFDGLLRLNEKGELKEAVAEKYEVSPDGLTYTFHLRDSKWSNGDAVTAHDFEYAWKRVLNPETASSYAYQMYYLKNGEAYNSKKAKAEDVGVKASDDKTLVVTLENPAPFFPELVASVTYFPVNQKAVEASKDWASKPETYVGNGPFVLKTWEHKSKIEFAKNDTYWDKDSVKLSKLTVNMIEDANTELAMFENGDLDWAGSPLGDLPLDALDSLKDSGKMQSQATAGTYWYIFNTTQKPFDNKKIRQAFATAVNRKEITESVVPFKSTAALGILPPTMTLNPDGYIKDGDVETAKKLLAEGMKEEGLTKLPELTIAYNTTEANQRIATVIQDQWRKAFGIEVKLVNKENKVHREQMKEGNFMIGRGSWIGDFNDPINFLEVFKGGLNTSKWENKEFLDLLAQSSKEGDAAKRKEILKKADAIVMDEMPALPIYYYTYAWVKQDSVKDVVVDALGFIDFKYASNEKK; from the coding sequence ATGAAAAGGTTTAAGAAACTATCATTTTTTGCGGTGCTGCTGACGAGTTTGGCATTTGCAGGCTGTGGCGCACCACAAGGGAGCACAACAGGGGAGACGCCTTCAGCAGCGTCTGAGCAATCCGCTGCCCCGCAAACGATGCAGGTCAACCTGAACACAGGTGAGCCAAACACGATCGACCCTGGACTGGCAGAAGATATCCCTTCGATGTCTGTTGCCCGTGCAGCATTTGATGGCCTTTTGCGCCTGAATGAAAAGGGCGAGCTGAAAGAGGCGGTCGCAGAGAAGTACGAGGTATCTCCAGACGGACTGACCTACACATTCCATCTGCGCGATTCGAAGTGGTCGAATGGAGACGCGGTCACTGCCCATGACTTTGAATACGCGTGGAAGCGTGTGCTGAATCCGGAAACAGCCTCTTCCTATGCGTATCAAATGTACTACCTGAAAAACGGGGAAGCGTACAACTCCAAGAAAGCAAAAGCGGAAGACGTAGGTGTCAAAGCGAGCGACGATAAAACGCTTGTGGTGACGCTGGAAAATCCGGCGCCGTTCTTCCCAGAGCTGGTTGCGTCCGTTACGTATTTCCCGGTCAATCAAAAAGCAGTGGAAGCAAGCAAGGATTGGGCATCGAAGCCTGAAACTTACGTAGGAAACGGTCCGTTCGTTTTGAAGACTTGGGAGCATAAATCCAAGATCGAATTTGCGAAAAACGACACGTATTGGGATAAAGATTCGGTGAAGCTGTCCAAGCTCACCGTCAACATGATCGAAGATGCCAACACCGAATTGGCGATGTTCGAAAATGGCGACTTGGACTGGGCGGGCTCCCCGTTGGGTGATCTGCCGCTCGACGCTCTCGATTCCTTGAAAGATTCCGGAAAAATGCAATCGCAAGCAACAGCGGGCACTTACTGGTACATCTTTAACACCACACAAAAGCCGTTTGACAACAAGAAAATTCGCCAAGCGTTTGCGACTGCTGTCAATCGCAAGGAAATCACGGAAAGCGTAGTGCCGTTCAAGAGTACCGCTGCGCTGGGCATTCTGCCTCCGACCATGACGCTGAATCCGGATGGCTACATCAAGGACGGCGATGTGGAGACGGCGAAGAAGCTGCTCGCAGAGGGTATGAAGGAAGAAGGCTTGACCAAGCTGCCTGAGCTCACGATCGCGTACAACACGACAGAAGCAAACCAGCGCATCGCAACGGTGATTCAGGACCAATGGAGAAAAGCATTTGGCATCGAAGTGAAGCTGGTGAATAAAGAAAATAAAGTACACCGCGAACAGATGAAAGAAGGCAACTTCATGATCGGGCGCGGAAGCTGGATCGGAGACTTCAACGATCCGATCAACTTCCTGGAAGTGTTCAAAGGCGGACTGAACACATCGAAATGGGAGAACAAAGAGTTCCTCGACCTGCTCGCACAATCGTCTAAAGAAGGCGACGCAGCCAAACGCAAAGAGATTCTCAAAAAAGCAGACGCCATTGTAATGGACGAAATGCCTGCTCTGCCGATCTACTATTACACCTATGCATGGGTGAAGCAAGACAGTGTAAAAGATGTCGTGGTCGACGCGCTCGGCTTTATCGACTTCAAATACGCTTCAAATGAAAAGAAATAA
- a CDS encoding gamma-glutamyl-gamma-aminobutyrate hydrolase family protein: protein MRPIIGVACTKMFFPNNNLDQYFYVGSGYVEGIARCGGIPLILPLLTDPDAPFRAMLESLDGLILTGGDDPAPHLYGEEPLQGLGSIEYERDLAELAVIKLALEMKKPILGICRGMQILNVACGGTLIQDIPSQVPGAFQHAQKGSRQYGAHKVTLQPGFVADAIGKTEILVNTSHHQAVKDVAPGFAMTGSAADGVIEAIESLDGLHVGLQWHPERMWGHDSDMLKIAESFVEKVKQTKLQAK from the coding sequence GTGCGTCCGATAATCGGTGTGGCGTGTACCAAGATGTTTTTCCCGAATAACAATCTCGACCAGTACTTTTACGTCGGTTCCGGGTATGTAGAGGGGATTGCTCGCTGCGGCGGCATCCCGCTCATCCTGCCCCTGCTGACTGATCCGGACGCTCCGTTTCGCGCCATGCTCGAGTCACTCGACGGTTTGATCCTGACTGGCGGCGATGACCCTGCTCCGCACTTGTACGGAGAGGAGCCTCTGCAAGGGCTGGGCAGCATCGAGTACGAACGGGATCTCGCTGAGCTTGCCGTCATCAAGCTGGCTCTCGAGATGAAAAAGCCCATTCTGGGAATTTGTCGGGGGATGCAGATTTTGAATGTCGCCTGTGGGGGTACTCTGATTCAGGACATTCCCAGTCAAGTGCCAGGCGCATTCCAGCACGCACAAAAAGGATCACGCCAATACGGAGCACATAAAGTGACACTCCAGCCAGGATTTGTCGCGGATGCGATCGGCAAGACCGAGATTCTGGTAAACACTTCGCATCATCAGGCGGTAAAAGACGTCGCTCCTGGGTTTGCTATGACTGGCAGCGCGGCTGACGGTGTAATCGAGGCGATTGAGAGCCTTGACGGGTTGCATGTCGGACTGCAATGGCATCCCGAACGGATGTGGGGCCATGACAGCGACATGCTAAAAATCGCAGAGTCGTTCGTGGAGAAAGTGAAGCAAACGAAACTACAAGCGAAATAG
- a CDS encoding peroxiredoxin yields MLQTGAKAPLFQANSTQGSIDLRDYIGKKNIVLIFYPGDDTPVCTKQLCAVQDNYADFEHADTVVFGINPAELEKKQSFAGKFGYRFPLIVDADQSIRQAYDVGKILGLFFQQRIVYIIGKKGTILYAKKGNPPVSELLQVLSE; encoded by the coding sequence ATGCTGCAAACAGGTGCAAAAGCTCCACTGTTTCAGGCAAACAGCACGCAAGGCTCGATTGATTTGAGAGACTACATAGGGAAAAAGAACATCGTCCTGATCTTTTATCCCGGTGATGATACGCCAGTCTGCACCAAGCAGCTATGTGCGGTGCAAGACAATTACGCTGACTTTGAGCATGCGGATACCGTTGTGTTCGGGATCAATCCGGCAGAGCTTGAAAAGAAGCAGTCATTCGCGGGGAAGTTCGGGTATCGCTTTCCGTTGATCGTGGACGCAGACCAGAGCATTCGTCAGGCCTACGACGTCGGCAAGATCCTCGGGTTGTTTTTTCAGCAGCGCATCGTCTATATCATTGGAAAAAAAGGAACGATCCTTTACGCCAAAAAAGGGAATCCTCCAGTATCGGAGCTGCTGCAGGTCTTGTCCGAGTAA
- a CDS encoding YkgJ family cysteine cluster protein has protein sequence MNALPCEGCRGLCCGPVPITEQEWKRIQKQIKTMPRKIREELENQPRLFGTCMFYDQNKDRCGIHTARPEICRSFGYHEDLVCFRMPQLATKGKFARKEKLVGTLSIDFTWKNL, from the coding sequence ATGAATGCACTGCCTTGCGAAGGTTGCAGAGGTCTTTGTTGCGGACCTGTTCCCATAACAGAGCAGGAATGGAAAAGGATACAGAAGCAGATTAAAACGATGCCCCGAAAGATTCGCGAAGAACTGGAAAATCAGCCGAGGCTGTTCGGGACGTGCATGTTCTATGATCAAAACAAGGATCGATGCGGGATACATACCGCGAGGCCGGAAATATGCCGAAGCTTCGGTTATCACGAAGATCTTGTCTGTTTTCGCATGCCGCAGCTGGCTACAAAAGGAAAGTTCGCGAGGAAGGAAAAACTGGTCGGCACTCTCAGCATAGACTTTACCTGGAAAAATTTGTGA
- a CDS encoding DNA polymerase IV has translation MKKILHLDIDAFFASVEQLDKPELRGKPVIVGGTGSRGVVSTCSYEARKYGVRSAMPIALARKKCPQGIFLPVRYSRYVEKSAEVREIFSAYTESYQTVGLDEAYLDVSDYENAVPVAREIKRRVRKETGLTCSIGLSYNMSLAKIASDLKKPDAFVIIRPEQVLDILRPLPIGTLNGVGRKSQEVLAKKGIETVEDFWQLSLEEVIQLFGKMGRSLYYRARGEDNREIVTERSPKSVSRETTLPFDLYDRESIAPIATSLLREVEEDVRQEGVIPQTITLKIKYADFTQRTKQHKAMADANWQDLLDDLLDAFEYSPGVRLVGVGFSNFAEPQQERYEQLSMFPFRMGR, from the coding sequence ATGAAAAAAATTCTGCACTTGGATATAGACGCTTTTTTTGCCAGTGTTGAGCAGCTGGATAAGCCGGAGCTTCGAGGTAAGCCCGTCATCGTCGGAGGTACGGGAAGCCGCGGTGTCGTGTCGACATGCAGCTATGAGGCGCGCAAATACGGTGTGCGCTCTGCCATGCCGATCGCACTGGCTCGGAAAAAATGTCCGCAGGGTATTTTCTTGCCCGTCCGATATTCTCGATATGTGGAAAAGTCTGCTGAGGTGCGCGAGATTTTCTCGGCATATACGGAAAGCTATCAGACTGTCGGGCTGGATGAGGCTTACCTGGATGTTTCGGACTACGAGAATGCCGTCCCTGTCGCCCGGGAAATCAAAAGACGTGTGCGAAAAGAAACCGGTCTGACTTGCAGCATCGGACTTTCCTACAATATGTCGCTCGCAAAAATTGCCAGTGATCTAAAAAAGCCAGATGCCTTTGTCATTATCAGGCCGGAGCAGGTATTGGACATCCTGAGGCCGTTGCCGATCGGAACCTTGAATGGCGTCGGGAGAAAGTCCCAGGAGGTGCTCGCCAAAAAGGGGATCGAGACGGTAGAAGACTTTTGGCAGCTTTCCCTGGAGGAAGTCATTCAGCTGTTCGGCAAGATGGGGCGTTCGCTCTATTACCGGGCCAGAGGAGAAGACAACCGCGAGATTGTGACGGAGCGCTCTCCGAAATCCGTGAGCCGCGAAACAACTCTTCCATTTGACCTGTACGACCGGGAATCCATTGCCCCGATCGCGACTTCCCTTTTGCGGGAAGTCGAGGAAGACGTGCGTCAGGAAGGTGTTATTCCCCAGACCATTACGCTGAAAATCAAATACGCTGACTTCACCCAGAGAACGAAGCAGCACAAGGCGATGGCAGATGCCAATTGGCAGGATCTCCTGGATGATTTGCTCGATGCCTTTGAGTACAGTCCGGGAGTGCGGCTGGTTGGGGTAGGATTCTCCAACTTTGCAGAGCCGCAGCAGGAACGCTATGAGCAGTTGTCGATGTTTCCCTTCCGAATGGGAAGATAG
- a CDS encoding MFS transporter: MMFFPKMTKSQRIGLLFVVLILFIDMLLYSLLIPIVPYFTETLKPSSTMMGILFSSYAVAMLIATPFFGPISDRIGRRIMLLIGLVGLAISTILFAVSDSLALLITARFVQGLAAAATWPTALALLADLFPPKMRGAIMGIALTAISTGTLLGAPIGGWLFEMSGHRTPFLAAAAFTLINIILVYAFLREETTRSESEKLQVGGFLRHPQVAFIAGIVLLAEISLCLLEPTLPVFMTDKLSITPAAIGLLFAVMTLAYGLIAPVAGALSSRFNPFTLMFVGILSLAVFMPFLVWAGTLWQAALAMALVGASVGFTLSPTLATLGEIIDRGGSGAYGTAYSLFNMFHGVGMVAGPLAGGILTDVLPVSSAIIAVAASIFSFGILLYVMLRAKQSSPSASTHKEMKM, encoded by the coding sequence ATGATGTTTTTTCCAAAAATGACAAAATCGCAACGGATCGGGCTGCTATTCGTTGTTTTGATCCTGTTTATCGACATGCTGCTCTACAGCTTGCTCATTCCCATCGTTCCCTATTTCACGGAGACGCTCAAGCCTTCGTCCACGATGATGGGAATCCTATTTAGCAGCTACGCAGTCGCCATGCTGATCGCAACACCCTTTTTCGGTCCGATTTCGGATCGGATCGGCCGTCGCATCATGCTGTTGATCGGTCTTGTGGGGCTCGCTATTTCCACAATACTCTTTGCTGTATCAGACTCACTCGCACTTTTGATTACGGCCCGCTTTGTCCAAGGGCTCGCTGCCGCTGCAACCTGGCCTACTGCGCTCGCCCTGCTGGCTGACCTGTTCCCGCCGAAAATGCGTGGAGCCATCATGGGGATTGCGTTGACTGCCATCTCTACCGGCACGCTGCTTGGGGCACCCATTGGCGGCTGGCTGTTTGAAATGAGCGGGCATCGCACCCCGTTTCTCGCTGCGGCTGCCTTTACGCTGATCAATATCATCCTGGTGTATGCCTTCCTGCGGGAGGAAACCACCCGAAGTGAAAGCGAGAAGCTCCAGGTAGGCGGTTTCCTGCGACATCCGCAGGTCGCCTTTATTGCCGGAATCGTGCTTTTGGCCGAAATCTCGCTTTGTCTGCTGGAGCCAACCCTGCCGGTCTTTATGACAGATAAGCTGAGCATCACACCGGCTGCGATCGGCCTGTTGTTCGCCGTCATGACGCTGGCTTACGGACTCATTGCTCCTGTCGCAGGTGCGCTGTCCAGCCGGTTTAATCCATTTACGCTCATGTTTGTCGGGATACTCTCGCTGGCAGTGTTCATGCCATTTCTGGTATGGGCTGGCACGCTCTGGCAGGCTGCACTTGCCATGGCGCTCGTAGGAGCCAGCGTGGGCTTCACATTGTCTCCCACTCTGGCCACTTTGGGAGAGATTATCGACCGCGGAGGAAGCGGAGCATACGGTACCGCATACTCGCTGTTTAACATGTTTCACGGCGTAGGAATGGTGGCTGGCCCTCTGGCTGGAGGAATACTGACAGATGTGCTGCCCGTTTCATCGGCAATCATTGCCGTCGCCGCAAGCATTTTCAGCTTTGGAATCTTGCTGTACGTCATGCTCAGAGCCAAGCAAAGCAGTCCATCAGCCTCTACTCACAAAGAGATGAAAATGTAA